The nucleotide sequence TATGCCGACCGGGGTGACGAATGTAAAACCCCGGCCCTGTTTCAGGGATCAATCTATCGCTTTCATTTTGTCTGCAATGCATCCGATCACAGTTCAGCGGTGATTTTGTCGAACATGGCGGTGACGCGCTCTGCCGTGATGCGTTTCATCGCTGTGTCATCTTTGACCCGGCTGCGCCAGGGCAGCTGTTCAGGCGCCTTGCCCGTTTCGGCCGCAATGCATTCATCGTACACACTCACCACATACTGGCGTGACAGATAGGGGCCGGTACGCTTGGGGTTATGGTGGGCATACAAACCCAGCACCGGGGTACCGACAGCCACCGCCATATGGGCCGGGCCGGTATCCGGCGCACACACCAGTGCCGCTTTCTGCAACAGGGCCAGCAGCTGTTTGAGGCTGCTCTGACCAATCAGGTTAGTGACGGGGAAGTCCAGCTTGTCTTCAATGGCATTACCCAGGTCTATCTCAATTTTTGCCGGACTGCCGGCCAGAATAATGGCATAGCCCTGCTGGTGGGCATGGCGGGCTAATGCCGCATACCCTTCCGGCGTCCAGTTTTTATAGCCCTTACTGGCCGCGGGCGTGATGACCAAGGTCGCGTCCTGATGAATTTGTTGATCGGCCCAGCGGTGGTCATCTTCAGATAACGGAATATCCCACTGAGGCGTCAGATCGCGGACACCCAGGGTGGCAGCAAACTGCATGAAGCCATCCAGGACATGGGGGGAATCCGGTGACGGGACTTTGACATTGGTGAAGAGTTGCTGAAGATCGCTGCTGCGCTCGGCATCAAACCCCAGTTTGTACTTCGCTTTGATCCCCAGACTGACGATGCTGGCGCGAATGGCGGTTTGCATATGCAGCAGGGCATCAAAACGCTCACCTTTGAGGGCCTGCCAGACAGCTTTGTAGCCTTGCCAGCCCTGCTTTTTATCAAAGATGATCACCCGGATGCCGGGTAAATCCTTCAGCAGCCGTGCTTCGACTTTGCCACAGATCCAGGTCAGGCGCGTTTGCGGCCATTGCCGTTGAATTGCCTGTGCCATGGCAATACTGTTGCAGACATCACCAATCGCCGACAGGCGCAGGATGCACAAAGACTGGGGAGCGGAATTGAATAATGTCATGACACCTGCTTTCAACCGAATGGATGTGATTGTGTTTTGGGAATTATATACATTAAGCATCTCGGAATCAGCGTGATTGCGCGAACACTGTGCAAAGATTCTGCCTATCTCATGACGGGCACGGACAAACCTGTATAAAATAGATCTTTTCAATCGTTTAGGGTACACCGCAATGGAAATACGGGAGCAAGATAACTGCCGGATCATGTTTGACCCTGCTTTGCTGGCAGAAGATCCCTGGCAGTGCTTTGAGCCGGATTTCTGGCAGCATCAGCAGGCTGTGCTGGGCAGCGCGAAAGGGCGGGGAACCACCTGGTTTGTCCGCGGCGAACGGGTTGACATGGCACTGCGGCATTACTTTCGGGGCGGGCTGTTTGGCAAGCTGGTGAAAGATCAGTATTGGTTTAAGAGCTGGCCAACTTGCCGCAGCATGGCTGAATTTTCCCTGTTGCAGCATCTGGTGGCGCAGGGCGTCAGAGTGCCGAGGCCCGTTGCGGCAAGAGTCTGTAAGTCCGGGCCATACTATCGGGCGGATCTGCTGACAGAGAAAGTACCTGACGCAACTGATCTGGTGGCGCGTTTGCAGCAGGGCGCTTTGTCGTCAGAGCAATGGCAGCGTGTCGGTGAGATGGTTCGCCGGATGCATGACTGCCGGGTCAATCACACTGATCTGAATGCACACAACATCTTGCTGGACGGGCAGGAGCAGATCTGGCTGATCGATTTTGATAAATGCAGTATTCGTCACGGTGATGGCTGGCAGGAAGAGAATTTGTCCCGGCTGCACCGCTCTTTTGTCAAAGAAGTCGATAAAGCCGGAATACACTGGCAGGAAAGCGACTGGCAGCAACTACTGTCGGGTTACCGCCGATCGCCTTCTGATTAATGGATGCTGGCAGAGAGTGCGTGCAAGGTGCGCGCAATGGCCCCTTGATTGGCTTTGACCACGCCAAGGGCGGCCTGGCCTGTTTTGGCCTGCTCTGTGCTGTTTGTCATCAGCCGTGACACGGCGCGTGCTAATTCCTCGCTGTTGCCGACGATTTCTGCGCCCCCCGCGTTTAACAGCTGAGTGGTGATATCGGTAAAGTTGTAATAGCTCGGACCAGTCAGGACGGGTTTTGCCAGTGCGGCTGGTTCAAGCAGGTTGTGACCGCCGACTTTGTCGCCCAGCAGGCTGCCGCCGACAAACGCCAGATCGCAGGCACCAAGCAGCAACATCATTTCGCCCATGGTATCGGCCAGATAGACCTGTTTATTGCTCAGTGGTTCGTTGCTCAGAGTACGGCGGGCGGCGGTAAAGCCCTGTTGAACAATCAGCGTGTAGACAGGGTCGAATCGCTCGGGGTGTCTGGGCACCAGAATCAACAGCGCGTCGGGGTGATGGCGTAAAATCTGTCTGTGGGCTTCAAGTACCTGCTCATCTTCGCCCTGATGGGTGCTGGCGGCAATCCACACCGGACGCTGGCTGCCCAGCTGATCTCTTAGTATCTCGCTGGCCTGTTCCAGCCCTTCGGGTAAAGCAAGGTCAAACTTGATCGAACCGGTAATCTGTACCACTTGTGGCGAAACACCTAAGCGAATGAAGCGCTCGGCATCATCCTGATGCTGACACAAAACCTGATCCAGATTATGCGCAAGCAGGTTAAACAGGGGTTGGACTCTGGCATAGTGCTGGCAGGAGCGTTCAGATAAGCGGGCGTTCAAGATAGTGACAGGCAGGCCGGCATGTTTGGCTTCGGCCAGCGTATTGGGCCAGAGCTCAGTTTCCATGATGCACAGGGCACGTGGCTGCTGCGTACGGAGAAAGCGGCGCAGAGCCCAGGGAAAATCGAGCGGCATATAGCGATGTTCAACCAGTGACCCGAGGCGCGCGGCCTGCGCTGCGCCCGTGGCGGTTGTGGTGGTCAGCAATATCGGTAAATCGGGATATTGGGTTTTCAGTGCTTTGATCAGCGGTGTGACCGCCAGGGTCTCTCCAACGGACACTGCATGGATCCACAGCGGCCGCTGGCCCTGCACTTGAGGGCTGATGCCGAAATGCTCTTTCCAGCGCTGACCAATCGGCGGGACACCCGGACGCTTTTTATAGAGTGAAACCAGCAGCAATGGGGCCACTGCAGTGAGCAGGCAAGTGTAGAGAAAGCGTAGCATCAGTTCTCAGGATTTCCTTCGGTAGTGCAATATCAATGTGGGAGGCATAGACAACCAACTGTGTACAGAATGCCATTCATTCTAGTTCGCCAAACCGTTAATGGCTTGAATGACACGATCCGCCGGTAAGTCTTTCAGGCACTTCAGGTGTCCGTAGGGGCATTCTCGCTTAAAGCACGGACGGCACTCAATCTCTGTATATACGATAGCGACCTGTTCTGCCAGTGGCGGGGTATAGTCCGGTGACGTCGAGCCATAAATCGCGACCACTTTGCAGCCAACTGCTGCGGAGACATGCATCAGTCCCGAATCGTTACTGACAACCGTATCGCAGGCTGCGAGCAGGTCGACCGCTTCAATCAGGCTGGTTTGTCCGGCTAAATCATGGCAGAAAGCTTGTAATTCAGCGGGGAGTGCCTGTTTGATGGCGGCGGTGACCGGCTGATCTTTCGCCGAGCCGAACAGCCAGACTTGCTTGCCCTGCGCAATCATCTTTTGTGCCACCTGGGCAAAATAGGCGTCTGGCCAGCGCTTGGCTGGACCAAATTCTGCCCCCGGACAAAGGCCAATCACAGGGCGATCATTGTTCAGCGCCAGACGTTTCATTGCACTGGCCTGATTGTGGTGGTCAACCGTCAGTGCCGGTTTGGGCAGCGTGGGCAGCGCCGCACTGCCAGTCATTTGCGCTTTGGGATAAGCCAGTGCGCAGTAGCGCTCAATCATCAGGCTGAAATCACGCTTGTTGCCACGAAGATCAGTGAGCAGACCATAGCGGCTTTCTCCTTTCCAGCCGGTACGAACCGGAATGCGGGCAAAAAGCGGGATCAGCGCAGATTTTGCCGAATTAGGCAGGATATAAGCCTGATCATAATGATTGTTACGCAGTGAGCGTCCAATCCGGTAGCGCCCTTTGAGGTTAAATTCGCCGTGTCCGATGGGCATTTCAAGCGCGCGGTGTACCTCGGGCATGCGTTCCAGAATAGGGCGGCACCAGGTCGGTGCCAGTACATCAATTTCAGCTTGCGGATACTGCTGCTTGAGACTGGTATACAGGCATTGCGACATCACCATATCGCCAACCCAGGATGGACCGATAATAAGAATTTTCATGGAGTCAGCACTTTTAACTTACGGAAATAAATTGTTATCTAAGCGGGAACATTCTGCTTTTTCTGCATGCAACCAGCTAAGAAGATTACAGTAAAGACACTGTAAAACATGGTGCCTGAGTTATGGTTCAGGAAATTCTGGCTTAAGCAGTAGCTGGCGACCAGTAATACATGAATGATGCCGCATTGAGCAAATACCCACTGACTGTCATGCCGCTGGTACTCGCGGCTATAGCGCATGAAAATGGCAAATGGGATAGCAAATAACATGATCAGGGCCGTGATACCAATCAAGCCTTTTGTTGCGGCTTCTTCAAGATACTGGTTATGTGCTCGTCCATATAATTCCACTACTTTGTCGACTTTTCCTTCTTCGACAAAGCGTTTTTCAGCGAGATCCCGCCCTGGAAAACCTTGACCAAAAAATGGTTTTTCTTCCAGGCTGTACCAGGCGCTTTTCCACATTTCAAATCTTGCTCCCACAGAGGTATTGCTTCTGTCTTGTTGGGTATAGAGCTCGACATCGGCATAAGCTTGATTGATACGGGTTTCGACTTCAGGCAGAAGTGTTGTGCCTAAAAGAAACAAGCTGACCGACATGACAGCAAACAGTCGTTTCGATAATAAATCGCGAAAATGATAGAGTATAAAAAACAGTACGATAGGGGCCAAAACCCATCCGCCGCGAGAGCCAGACAGTACGGAGCCCGTGATGCCAGACAGCGCGGCAATGAAAAACAATAAACTGATGATATATTTCTGTTTGCCCCAGTAATAGAAAGTGGCAAAAAGTGAAATCAGTCCCAGTGACATGGCCGTATTGCCCGATTGAATTGGCATATATCCTTTTACTAAGTGGCCAGTATATGCTCGTTCCATGTGCAGAATTTCTACATGGTAAATGGCCACGGCACCTGCGACAAAAGCGCCAACACCGACTCCAGCCAGTAACCAGTGTATACGGGGAGGGTAAAGTAACAGCAGGAATAGAATAGGCAGTGTTAATACCGTGCGGCTGGGAATGTCTGCTTCACTGATATTACCCCCGTAGACCAGCAAAGACGCCAGCACGACGAGAAAATAGGTGCTGAAGGCTACAATTAACAGCTTGATATCTTGTGTGAAAAACGGGGTTTTTAATGTGAACAGTACAGGTAGTGCCATCGCCAGCAGAAGAACGGGCACTGGCTTATAGCCGCCACCGATGAGCAAGATAGTGGCAGGGTAAGCCGCAGCGAGAAATGCCACTAGACAGTGAAACGCAAAGGTAAACTTATTCGTCATGAGGCTCATAAACCGCTAATCTTTAGTGTGTTATAAGGATCAGGCTCATTATCCGGCCGGGTTTTTAATAAGCGTAAATTCCACATGTACTGTGTGGGGGTTGGGGCGACCATATTTTCCAGCGACTGGGCTAATGTATCTGCATCCTGCTGCAAGTCACCCGTTGGCAGGTTATCAATAGCAGGTAATATATGGATTTCAAATTTACCTGTGATGCTGTTATAGACAGGCATCATTGGCAAAATTTCTGCGCCTGTCATGCGTACAATTTTTCCTAACCCGGCAAAAGTCGCTTTTTTCGTGGCAAAAAAGTCGGTGAACTGACTTTGCTCCGGGCCAAAATCTTCATCTGGCAGATAATAACCCATATAGCCTTGCTTTACGGCCTTGATATAGGGTTTCAAACCCTCTTCACGTGTATAGCAAACACCGCCATATTGCAGACGCTGTTTGCTGATAAGCCAGTCGTATACGGGCTGGCGGTGTTGTGGCTTCATTAACGCGGCAACCGGTAACCCCAGTGAAGCCCAGTAAATGGCCGGAAAATCAATCGCCCAGGCATGAGGGACCAGCATAATCAGTGGTCGCTCTTCCTCAACGAGCTTTTCTAGGTGCTCAAGACCAAATACTTGCGTTCGTTCGTGTAGATGAGCCCGGTTTTTGAACGTCAGTTCACCCATTGCAAAAATGACTTGAGTAGCGACAGCGAACATATCGTCAATCATGGACTCCCGTTCCGCTGGACTTTGTTCGGGAAAACAGAGTGTCAGATTGACCTGGGCCCGCCGACGGACTTTTTTTGCCCGACGGCCAATGAATTTACCCAGCTTACCTGCGATAGGATCTCTCACTTTCCAGGGTAGTAGGGCAAAGAGCATCAAAAAGCCAATGCTCACCCAGGTACCCCAATGTTTAGGGTGCAAAAAAGCCCACTTGAACGATGGCCGGTAACCTTGATTAGGTAATGGCTTTAAAGTTCGTGATAGTTTCACTTGTCACTACTCGTTGATTTTATTGGTCGTCAGGATTTTGCGTTCAGAATCGCCATATACTCAGCAACGCCTTCGGCAACGGTTTTAAACGCTTCGTGATAACCGGCGGCACGGACTTTGGTCAGGTCTGCCTGAGTATAGGCCTGATAGCGGCCTTTCAGGTGCTCCGGAAACGGGACAGTTTCGACCTGGCCTTTACCGTGATGCTGAATCACAGCATCGGCGACGGCCTGAAAACTTTCTGCCCGGCCGGTACCGCAGTTGAAAATACCGGAGACGCTATGTTGCCAGAACCACAGGTTCATTTTGCAGACATCACCCACATAGATGAAATCGCGCTTAAAGGTGTCTGAGCCTTCAAACAGCTTTGGCATTTCGCCTTTTGCAATTTGTTCATTCAGGTGAAAGGCAACGGAGGCCATGCTGCCTTTGTGCTGCTCGCGCGGGCCGTAGACGTTGAAGTAACGGAAGCCGGTAATCTGCGAGAGCGTTTCGCCGTGGGCTTCGGCATCTTGCCACAGGCGGCGGACATAGTTGTCAAACAGCTGCTTGGAATAACCGTAAACGTTCAGGGCGCCTTCGTAGGCCTTCTCTTCGATGAAATCACGGTCACGGCCGCCGTAGGTCGCGGCGGAAGATGCATACAGGAACGGAATCTCGCGCTCCAGGCAGAAGTGCAGCAGCTCTTTGGAATACTCATAATTATTGAGCATCATGTATTTGCCGTCCCACTCTGTAGTAGCTGAGCAGGCACCTTCGTGGAAGACGGCTTCGATCGGGCCAAAGTCATCACCCGCCATGATCTGGGTGATGAAATCTTCTTTGTCCATATAATCGGCGATATCTAAATCGACCAGATTCGCGAATTTGGTACCGTCTTTGAGGTTGTCGACGACCAGAATGTCGCTATACCCTTGTTCATTGAGCGCTTTTACAATGTTGCTGCCGATCATGCCGGCGCCACCAGTCACTATAATCATGGCACTTCCAGTTTTATCAGATGGACCCGGTAGTCAGAGGCCAAAAGCGTAGCAGAAGAACTGCACCACCGCGTCAAAATTTAGTCAGTAGTTATGATAACATCATCAGGGTTTGTTGATCTGGATTTTGACCCACATAAGATAACAAACCGAGACTGCCCAGGGCGATGCAAGTGAGAGGCTTATGAAAACCCGCGATAAAATCATCCATGCAGCATTAGAGTTGTTTAATGACGGAGGGGAACCCAACGTCACCACCAACCACATTGCGGCACATATGGGCATCAGCCCAGGCAACCTGTATTACCATTTTCGTAATAAAGAAGAGATTATACACAGTATTTTTGATGAATACGCTCAGGATTTGCGGGTTCGCTTCCAGCCGCGGGAAGAGGCGGTGCTGTCGGCTGACAGTCTGCTGCAATACCTGGATGCGGTCTTTATGCTGATGTGGCGCTACCGATTTTTTTACGCCAACCTGCCCGATATTCTCAGCCGGGATCCTGTGCTGCAGCATAAGTATCTGGAAGCGCAGGAAAATCTCCATCAGGATATCATGGTGGTGATGCGCCATTTCCGGACCTTAGGGCTGGTCACCCTGAATGATGATGATTTGCTGAGTCTGGCAACCACCCTCAAGCTGGTGGCGACCAGTTGGATCAGTTATCAAACTGCGCAGGCACCCAAGGCGAAAATTACCAAGGCTGTTATCTATCAGGGCGTGTTGCAGATGCTTGCTGTGATAAGACCTCTGACCAGTGAGGAGGGGCGGCAGGTCGTTCTTCAACTTGAATCACATTATTGTGATCAAGTGGAGCGGGATGTTTCATAGTTGTCGACGGACTAGAGTTTAGCTCTTAGAATCCGGCAAACTTTGTAACATTGTGGTGAATGATTGCTAATTTAATAGTAGGTTGTTCGCTAAAAGTGGCAAATACGCCTTTACATGTTTGGAGAGCAAGATGTCAGCTGCCTTTTATCAACAGATCGCCGATCAGATTCAGGAAGTGAAAGCAGAGGGATTATACAAAAGTGAGCGTGTAATCACTTCTGCTCAGAAAGCCAATATTGCAATTGCCAGTGGTGATCAGGTATTGAATTTCTGTGCCAACAACTACCTGGGTCTGGCTAACCACCCGGCGTTGATTGAGGCTGCCAAACAAGGCATGGATGAGCACGGTTTTGGTATGGCTTCAGTGCGTTTTATCTGCGGTACGCAGGACGCACATAAAGAGCTGGAGAGTAAGCTGTCGGCCTTCTTAGGCATGGAAGACACTATCCTTTACTCTTCGTGTTTTGATGCAAATGCAGGTCTGTTCGAGACCATTCTCGGCCCTGAAGATGCCATTATTTCAGATGCGCTGAACCACGCTTCTATCATTGACGGTGTACGTCTGTGTAAAGCCAAACGCTTCCGCTATGCCAACAATGACATGGCCGAGCTGGAGCAGCAGTTGATCGCTGCCAATGAAGCCGGCGTGCGCCACAAGCTGATTGTGACCGATGGTGTCTTCTCGATGGATGGCGTGGTGGCAAACCTGCCGGCTATCTGTGATCTGGCGGATAAGTATGATGCGCTGGTGATGGTCGATGATTCTCACGCTGTTGGCTTTATGGGTGACAATGGCCGTGGTACCCATGAGTACCATGATGTGATTGATCGCATCGACATCATCACAGGGACGCTGGGTAAAGCTCTGGGCGGCGCGTCAGGCGGTTATACCTCAGGTAAGAAAGAAGTGATCGACTGGCTGCGCCAGCGTTCTC is from Photobacterium sp. TLY01 and encodes:
- a CDS encoding glycosyltransferase family 9 protein, encoding MTLFNSAPQSLCILRLSAIGDVCNSIAMAQAIQRQWPQTRLTWICGKVEARLLKDLPGIRVIIFDKKQGWQGYKAVWQALKGERFDALLHMQTAIRASIVSLGIKAKYKLGFDAERSSDLQQLFTNVKVPSPDSPHVLDGFMQFAATLGVRDLTPQWDIPLSEDDHRWADQQIHQDATLVITPAASKGYKNWTPEGYAALARHAHQQGYAIILAGSPAKIEIDLGNAIEDKLDFPVTNLIGQSSLKQLLALLQKAALVCAPDTGPAHMAVAVGTPVLGLYAHHNPKRTGPYLSRQYVVSVYDECIAAETGKAPEQLPWRSRVKDDTAMKRITAERVTAMFDKITAEL
- a CDS encoding 3-deoxy-D-manno-octulosonic acid kinase, producing the protein MEIREQDNCRIMFDPALLAEDPWQCFEPDFWQHQQAVLGSAKGRGTTWFVRGERVDMALRHYFRGGLFGKLVKDQYWFKSWPTCRSMAEFSLLQHLVAQGVRVPRPVAARVCKSGPYYRADLLTEKVPDATDLVARLQQGALSSEQWQRVGEMVRRMHDCRVNHTDLNAHNILLDGQEQIWLIDFDKCSIRHGDGWQEENLSRLHRSFVKEVDKAGIHWQESDWQQLLSGYRRSPSD
- the waaA gene encoding lipid IV(A) 3-deoxy-D-manno-octulosonic acid transferase, giving the protein MMLRFLYTCLLTAVAPLLLVSLYKKRPGVPPIGQRWKEHFGISPQVQGQRPLWIHAVSVGETLAVTPLIKALKTQYPDLPILLTTTTATGAAQAARLGSLVEHRYMPLDFPWALRRFLRTQQPRALCIMETELWPNTLAEAKHAGLPVTILNARLSERSCQHYARVQPLFNLLAHNLDQVLCQHQDDAERFIRLGVSPQVVQITGSIKFDLALPEGLEQASEILRDQLGSQRPVWIAASTHQGEDEQVLEAHRQILRHHPDALLILVPRHPERFDPVYTLIVQQGFTAARRTLSNEPLSNKQVYLADTMGEMMLLLGACDLAFVGGSLLGDKVGGHNLLEPAALAKPVLTGPSYYNFTDITTQLLNAGGAEIVGNSEELARAVSRLMTNSTEQAKTGQAALGVVKANQGAIARTLHALSASIH
- the waaF gene encoding lipopolysaccharide heptosyltransferase II is translated as MKILIIGPSWVGDMVMSQCLYTSLKQQYPQAEIDVLAPTWCRPILERMPEVHRALEMPIGHGEFNLKGRYRIGRSLRNNHYDQAYILPNSAKSALIPLFARIPVRTGWKGESRYGLLTDLRGNKRDFSLMIERYCALAYPKAQMTGSAALPTLPKPALTVDHHNQASAMKRLALNNDRPVIGLCPGAEFGPAKRWPDAYFAQVAQKMIAQGKQVWLFGSAKDQPVTAAIKQALPAELQAFCHDLAGQTSLIEAVDLLAACDTVVSNDSGLMHVSAAVGCKVVAIYGSTSPDYTPPLAEQVAIVYTEIECRPCFKRECPYGHLKCLKDLPADRVIQAINGLAN
- a CDS encoding O-antigen ligase, which translates into the protein MLIGGGYKPVPVLLLAMALPVLFTLKTPFFTQDIKLLIVAFSTYFLVVLASLLVYGGNISEADIPSRTVLTLPILFLLLLYPPRIHWLLAGVGVGAFVAGAVAIYHVEILHMERAYTGHLVKGYMPIQSGNTAMSLGLISLFATFYYWGKQKYIISLLFFIAALSGITGSVLSGSRGGWVLAPIVLFFILYHFRDLLSKRLFAVMSVSLFLLGTTLLPEVETRINQAYADVELYTQQDRSNTSVGARFEMWKSAWYSLEEKPFFGQGFPGRDLAEKRFVEEGKVDKVVELYGRAHNQYLEEAATKGLIGITALIMLFAIPFAIFMRYSREYQRHDSQWVFAQCGIIHVLLVASYCLSQNFLNHNSGTMFYSVFTVIFLAGCMQKKQNVPA
- the lpxM gene encoding lauroyl-Kdo(2)-lipid IV(A) myristoyltransferase (LpxM is lauroyl-Kdo(2)-lipid IV(A) myristoyltransferase, an enzyme characterized in Escherichia coli and involved in biosynthesis of the form of lipid A found in that species and some closely related species.), coding for MKLSRTLKPLPNQGYRPSFKWAFLHPKHWGTWVSIGFLMLFALLPWKVRDPIAGKLGKFIGRRAKKVRRRAQVNLTLCFPEQSPAERESMIDDMFAVATQVIFAMGELTFKNRAHLHERTQVFGLEHLEKLVEEERPLIMLVPHAWAIDFPAIYWASLGLPVAALMKPQHRQPVYDWLISKQRLQYGGVCYTREEGLKPYIKAVKQGYMGYYLPDEDFGPEQSQFTDFFATKKATFAGLGKIVRMTGAEILPMMPVYNSITGKFEIHILPAIDNLPTGDLQQDADTLAQSLENMVAPTPTQYMWNLRLLKTRPDNEPDPYNTLKISGL
- the rfaD gene encoding ADP-glyceromanno-heptose 6-epimerase, with amino-acid sequence MIIVTGGAGMIGSNIVKALNEQGYSDILVVDNLKDGTKFANLVDLDIADYMDKEDFITQIMAGDDFGPIEAVFHEGACSATTEWDGKYMMLNNYEYSKELLHFCLEREIPFLYASSAATYGGRDRDFIEEKAYEGALNVYGYSKQLFDNYVRRLWQDAEAHGETLSQITGFRYFNVYGPREQHKGSMASVAFHLNEQIAKGEMPKLFEGSDTFKRDFIYVGDVCKMNLWFWQHSVSGIFNCGTGRAESFQAVADAVIQHHGKGQVETVPFPEHLKGRYQAYTQADLTKVRAAGYHEAFKTVAEGVAEYMAILNAKS
- a CDS encoding TetR/AcrR family transcriptional regulator, with the protein product MKTRDKIIHAALELFNDGGEPNVTTNHIAAHMGISPGNLYYHFRNKEEIIHSIFDEYAQDLRVRFQPREEAVLSADSLLQYLDAVFMLMWRYRFFYANLPDILSRDPVLQHKYLEAQENLHQDIMVVMRHFRTLGLVTLNDDDLLSLATTLKLVATSWISYQTAQAPKAKITKAVIYQGVLQMLAVIRPLTSEEGRQVVLQLESHYCDQVERDVS
- a CDS encoding glycine C-acetyltransferase — its product is MSAAFYQQIADQIQEVKAEGLYKSERVITSAQKANIAIASGDQVLNFCANNYLGLANHPALIEAAKQGMDEHGFGMASVRFICGTQDAHKELESKLSAFLGMEDTILYSSCFDANAGLFETILGPEDAIISDALNHASIIDGVRLCKAKRFRYANNDMAELEQQLIAANEAGVRHKLIVTDGVFSMDGVVANLPAICDLADKYDALVMVDDSHAVGFMGDNGRGTHEYHDVIDRIDIITGTLGKALGGASGGYTSGKKEVIDWLRQRSRPYLFSNSLAPAIVSASIRVLDLLAESSDLRATLWKNAAHFRTRMSEAGFTLAGADHAIIPIMLGDAKVAAEFAERALKEGIYVVGFSYPVVPKGQARIRTQMSAAHSAEQLDKTIDAFIRIGQEMGII